The following is a genomic window from Synergistaceae bacterium.
CGTGTGCGCTGAAGGTCGGCACAGGGGCTCTCGAGGCCTATCACGCCGCCCTGCTGGTCTTCGACGGTCACTACCCGGAGCCGCAGGGGCTGGTGGACGAGACGATCGAGAAGACGGTGAGCAACATGGTCCAAGTCTCCGTCCACGGCATGCAGAACTTGGACAGGGCGATAATAGACGTTATAGCGGGCAGATTCAGCTGAGATTCGCCGGGGCGGACGGGTGTTCGCCCCGGTCGCTTCGTCAGGCGCTCTCCATCAGCGACGCGTGGTCGAGGACCGAGTCTATGAAACGATCCACCGAGTCCTTCCGGGGCAGGGTCTTCGCTATCCAGCTCAGGGTCCCGGCCTCCCTCAGCATCCTGAAAGATGGAGCGTAGTTCATGTCCAGCACCCAGGAGAGCTGCACCAGAAGAAAGTCGGGCAGCGACTTGACATTCTGGTAAGAGGCCCTTCCGTCGGACCCCAGCTCGACGAGCAGCGCCTCCGAGTAGCCTCCGTCCGGGTCGATCGCAGTGAGCAGCTCCTTGATGCGCCCCTCCTGGACATGAGAGCGCACCAAACCGAACACGTCAAGCTTGTCGCTGTCACGGACTATCTTCGCGATGGGCAGGGCGCGAGGCGGTACGTCGCCGGGCAGCTCCCTCTTGTTGTGAAGGCGCACTGCCAGCAGTATGTCCTCCCACCGAGGGCACGACCGGGCCAGGTCGGCGGGGAATCTCTCCCGCAGGGCCGACTCACCCAGGTCCCCGTGATCTGTCGACGCGCCGTCGTAGTACGTCCCCCACCCGGCGTACTGGGGGAAACGGCCGGTGTCGTGAAGAAGCGCCGCGGTCACCGCGCTGTCGAGCAGTTCACCGGTCCATCCGAGCTCCCTGGCTATCTTTACCGCGATGTCCCTGACGCGGAGGCTGTGCACCCGCTTCACCTCCATCAGCGGCGGCAGAACCCCGTCCTCCGCGAAGGAGTTTATGTACCCCTCAAGCCACCTGGCGGCGGCATCGTGAAACGTCATGAGACCACACTTCCTTTCATTTTCCACGTCAAATTGTACACTCGCAGCCGAGGATTGGCAACGAGAATGCCGGGGTCGTTCAAAAGGACGACGGTCCCTGTCGTCCCGAACGGCGCGTAGCGCCGGAGGGACCTCGGGGATGAACCGACTTTGCCCACGAGGCCCCGACCTTCGGAACAACAGCTTCGCTGCGAGGGAGTATGAAAGAAGCGCGAAACGCTATATACTATAGGGGGTTTACACCATCGTGAAAAGAGGTGTTTTAAGTGAAAACAATCGAACTTGTCGTGCGTGTAAAGTGGTGCGTCGTCGCTCTGCTGGTCGCTGTCGTCCTCCTTCCCGCCGCGGAGGCTAGCGGCTGGAGTGGCGAGCTCCTGTGGAGCTACGACGCGATGTCCCCGGTATCGGGGTCGCCTGTCTCGGCGGGCGATCTGATCATCACAGGGGACGACACCGGCTGGCTGCACGCGGTTGAAAAAAGCTCGGGGCGGGGCGTGTGGACCTTCAACACGGGGGCGACGATCAACGGCGCGCCCGCCATCCTCGGAGGGAACGCTTTCGTCGGCGGTGCGGATGGCACACTGCTCGCGGTCGACATAGCCACCGGGTCGGTCAGATGGAGATTCACCCCCTCCGGCGAGTACGTCTCGCTCTCCATATGGGCCTCTCCGGCGGCAGGGGACGGCAAGGTCTTCTTCAACAGCTCGGACGGGAAGACATACGCGCTGAACGCCGAGAACGGATCCCTCCTCTGGGCCTACGACACGGGCAGGGAGCTTCGCTCGTCCCCCGTCTACGGCGACGGACTCCTCTTCGTCGGTGCCTACGAGGGGCTCTTTCACGCCCTCGACGCCAAGACGGGCAAGAGGCTGTGGGGAGGCGGCAGCGGCGGGCCGATCGGCACCCCGGCGGTGTCGGACGGGGTCGTCTACTTCGGCGCCTGGGACGGAGCGATTCAGGCGGTGCGCATAAAGAGTGTGATCCCCCTGTGGAAGCACACTGCGGGAGAGGCCATCACCACAGCGCCGTCCGTATCGGGAGGAAGGGTCTTTTTCGGGACGATAAACGGGAAACTCGTCGCACTCGAGGCCGCGTCGGGAAGGCCGCTCTGGGAGTTCCCCGTCCCGGGCGGGGTGCACTCCAACCCTGCGGTTCACGACGGGCTGGTCTTCTTCGGCAGCGTCGGGGGTGCCTTCCACGCGCTGGACGCCGCAACCGGGCAGGAGCGTTGGCGTTTTGAATCATCGCGCGAAATCATGTCCTCGCCGCTGGTCGACGGTGGCGTCGTCTATTTCGGAGGGCACGACGGATGGGTGCGCGCCTTCCGATAGAGCCCGAATAATGCCTGCTACTCCGGGGACGGAGGGGACGATCCCCTTCGTCCTTTGTTTTTTCGCCCGCTCGGTTTATAATTCCCGAGGAGATATCTGCTTTTTGAGCGACGAGGAGGTCGGATGAGTTGCAGGCTGAGATGGACTTGAAGAGCAGAATTGCGAACCTCGAGGATGCTCTGGCCGCGTCAGAGGACGAGAGCAGGAAGATGGCGGCTTTCATAGCCAACATGAGCCACGAGATTCGCACGCCCCTCAACACAATAATCGGCGTGGTCGCCCTTTTTCAGGATACCAAGCTCGACTTCGAGCAGAAGAAGTTCGTCGAGATGCTGTCTGCTTCCTCGAGCGACCTTCTGCAGCTGGTGGAGGAGCTGCTCGACATGTCGCGCCTGAAGACAGGCGGGCTCGAGCTGCAGGAGAGCCCTGTCCCCGTGCGCTCCTGTTTCTCCCAGGCGGTGCGCCCTCTCGCCATGGCGGCGCGCGAGCGGAGGGTGCAGGTCGAGCTCACCATCCCCCCCTCCGTTCCGGAGTTCCTGCTGGGGGACAGCCACCGACTGAGACAGACCCTCAGGAACATCGTCGCAACTGCCATCGCCCTCACCGCGAGGGGGGCAATCCTTATCAACGTGGTGCCCGAGGAGGAGACGAACGAATCCGTCATGCTCCACGTCACCATCGAGCACCCCTCCAACCGGGCCTCCAACGACAGGATAAGAGCCATGCTCGACCACTCCGCCCTCGACCGCACCGAATTCTCGCAGGCGTACGAGGGAACGGGCATCGGCCTGATAATCTCGGAGGGCATAGCCGAGGCCGCGGGAGGCGCACTGTGGGCAGAGAGTTTGGAAGACGAGCGGAACGTCTTCCACCTGACGCTGAACCTCAAGAAGATCCCCTCCCCGGCATCGCAGTCCCCCGAGAATCTGCCGAAGACGCAAGAGGAGAACCTTGATCCGGCGCAGCTCCCCGCCGAGCTCTCCATACTGGTGGTCGACGACAATAACTTCAACAGGAGCCTCACCAGGTCAATACTCAGGAAAAAGGGAGGGCCCGGTTGGACCATAGACCTCGCCAAGGGGGGCGAGGAGGCGCTGCGGATGGTGGCGGAGAAGGAATTCGACCTCGTGTTCATGGACATCCAGATGCCCGGAATGAACGGGCTGGATACGACCAGGGAGATACGCGCCAGAGAGGGCGCGGATACCAGACTGCCGGTGGTGGCTATGACCGCCTACGCGATGGAGGGGGACAGACAGATGTGCCTGGACGCCGGGATGAACGACTACATAGCCAAGCCGGTGGACCCCGACGAACTGGTTGAGATAATCCTGCGCAACACGGCGCCGGGCTAAGGCGCCTGACCCGGGTCTCGCTCAGCGGACGTGCACGCACAGGGCGGACAAGTCGTCCTTGCTCGCGCCCGAGTAGCCTATGGTGAACAGGTGATCGTACGCCTCGTTGAACGACATTGCCAGGTCTTCCGACCCATGCATCAGGTCGAGGAAGCCGTCGCTAGTGAAGATGAAGTAGTCCCCGCTCTTGGTCGAGATCTCTCCCGTGCCGAACTCCACCCTCCTTGACAGCCCCAGCAGCGACCCGGGCGACGATGCCTTGCTCATCACCCCGCCCGACCCGTGAAGGAACGCGTTCACCCCCGCAGAGCAGTAGGACAGGCTCATCTCGCGCAGGTTCAGGCTGAAGCATATCGCGGCGGCGAAGGATTCCGACAGGAACCTCTCGGCTGCTATGGCGTTCACCCACTGCAGCTTCTCCAGCAGGCTCGTCCCTATCATCTCCTCGTCCTCGAAGGCCTGGCGGAAGAGCACCAGCATCGCCGACGTCTGCAGGGCCGCCGGGACGCCGTGCCCCATCAGGTCGAACAGGTATCCGTTCAGCACCCTGTCCTCCGGGTCCCAGTGGTACCCAAACAGGTCGCCGCTGATCATGAACATCGGCCTGAAGATGCTTCGCACCTCCACGTCCGGCTCCCCCGTCAGGTCGCCCGGCAGGAAACCCCGCTGGATCGCCGAGGCCAGGGCGACGTCCTCCTTGGCCAACGTCTCCTGCGACACGTCCGTCACGACCATCATCATTATCTCGTCCGTGTCCTGCGCAAGCGAGCGGAAAGTGGCCTGGACCGGGAAGAACACCCCGCCCTTCTTCCTGTGCATGGTCGTCGTGACGGAGAAGACCCTGCCGGCGGACGCGTCGCGCGCCGGGTAGACCTCGTCAATAGTCAGGTCGTCCGTCTCCTCCAGGGAGTAGCCGTACAGTACCCTGGCCGCCTCGTTCATGTAGATGATCCTGTCCGTGCTCGTCTCCCAGACGACGAGCGACTCGCCGAACATGTCCAGCAGGTTCATGCCGTTGAACCGGAAGCCGGCTATCTCCACCGCCAGCGGAAACGGGGACGGAGCGGGCGGCGATGCCTGCCGTTCCTCCGGGGCCTCGTTCCTCATCCTCAGAACGACCATCCTGCCGGACTCCTCCAGCGTGACCTCGTCCACCAAGTGCAGGATGATCTGCACCCCGCGCCCGGACTCCATCTCGAAGTCCATGAAGACCTCCGGGTCCGGCCTGAGGTCGTGCGCGAAGCAGCCCCCCTCGCTCCTTATCGAGACGCTAAGCGCCTCTCCTTCCTTGAGGACGCGCAGCTCCACCCGCGCGTCGGGCAGACCGTTGTTGCCGTGAAAGAGCGCGTTGTTCGCGGCCTCGTTGACGGCCGTGAACAGCCTCATGCCCCTCCTGGGACCGCAAACAGAGCGGAACAGATGCAACAGCCCCTCCCTATGAAGGGCAAACTCGTCCACCGTGCTGAACGACAACGAAGCCAGGATCTCGGTAACGCTCATGCCATCACCCCCCGAAATGAATAGGGAAAAGATGAAAGGGGAAAAAAGACCCCCGCGCCTGTACGTAATGATAGCACAGGGCGGGGGCATCAGTCCGACTTGAAATACTACTGCCACCAGGACTTGACTCGCTCTTTCACCGGGCCTATTTAGCCGCCGCGGCCAGGGCCTGGGCCCTGTCGGTCCACTCCCAGAGAGGCAGGGGATCAAGGTCGATTCTGCCCATGTGCCCGTAGGCCGCAAGCCGCTTGTACTGGGGCTTGCACAGCTGAAGGTCGCGAATTATGGCCGCGGGGCGGAAGTCGAAGTGCTCTCGCACTATCTCCGATACCTTCTCGTCGGGGATCTTCCCCGTTCCCATGGTGTCCAGCATGATCGACACCGGCTCTGCCACCCCTATGGCGTAGGCCAGCTGAATCTGGCACTGGTCGGCAAGTCCCGCCGCCACAACGTTCTTGGCCACGTAGCGCGCCATGTAGGCCGCCGACCTGTCCACCTTGGTCGGGTCCTTGCCCGAGAAGGCGCCCCCTCCGTGCGCCACCCATCCACCGTAGGTGTCGACGATGATCTTTCTTCCGGTGAGGCCCGAGTCAGCCATCGGCCCCCCCTTGACGAAGCGTCCGGTCGGGTTCACCAGGATCCTGGTCCCGTCCTTCATCAGGTGTCCGGGCACTATCGGCGCTACCACATACTCGATGATGTCGGCCCTTATCTCGTCCAGGGTCGCCTCCGGGTGGTGCTGGGCGGCCACCACGATTGTGTCGGCGCGCACGGCCTTGCCCCCCTCGTATTCAAGGGTGACCTGGGTCTTTCCGTCCGGGCGCAGGTAGGGGATCGTCCCCTCCTTGCGCACCTTGGAGAGCTGCCTGGCAAGCCGGTGGGCCAGAGCTATCGGCATGGGCATGTACTCCTCGGTCTCATTGCAGGCGAAGCCGTACATCATCCCCTGGTCGCCCGCACCCGTCCGTGCGATGTCCTCCTCGGACACCTGGAGCTCGCGCACCTCTAGAGCCTTGTCCACGCCCCGCGCTATGTCCCTGGACTGCTCGTCAATCGCCGTCAGCACCGCGCAGGTGTCCCCGTCGAAGCCGTACTTCGCCCTGGTGTAGCCTATGTCCTTGATTATGTCCCTGGCCAGCTTCGGGATGTCCACGTAGGTAGCCGTGGTGATCTCCCCCGCCACCATCACCATGCCAGTGGTACAGAGCACCTCGCATGCCACCCTGCCCGTCGGATCCTCGGCCAGGATTGCATCCAGAACGCCGTCCGAGATCTGGTCGGCCACCTTGTCCGGGTGTCCCTCCGTCACGGACTCAGAAGAAAACAGAAAACGCTCGCTCGCCAATTATGCATCCCCCTTGAAAAGTGATAAAAAAAAAGACCCCTCGCAAGAAGGGCCTTTGACTGTTCTCAAA
Proteins encoded in this region:
- a CDS encoding serine dehydratase subunit alpha family protein, with translation CALKVGTGALEAYHAALLVFDGHYPEPQGLVDETIEKTVSNMVQVSVHGMQNLDRAIIDVIAGRFS
- a CDS encoding HD domain-containing protein, giving the protein MTFHDAAARWLEGYINSFAEDGVLPPLMEVKRVHSLRVRDIAVKIARELGWTGELLDSAVTAALLHDTGRFPQYAGWGTYYDGASTDHGDLGESALRERFPADLARSCPRWEDILLAVRLHNKRELPGDVPPRALPIAKIVRDSDKLDVFGLVRSHVQEGRIKELLTAIDPDGGYSEALLVELGSDGRASYQNVKSLPDFLLVQLSWVLDMNYAPSFRMLREAGTLSWIAKTLPRKDSVDRFIDSVLDHASLMESA
- a CDS encoding SpoIIE family protein phosphatase, which produces MSVTEILASLSFSTVDEFALHREGLLHLFRSVCGPRRGMRLFTAVNEAANNALFHGNNGLPDARVELRVLKEGEALSVSIRSEGGCFAHDLRPDPEVFMDFEMESGRGVQIILHLVDEVTLEESGRMVVLRMRNEAPEERQASPPAPSPFPLAVEIAGFRFNGMNLLDMFGESLVVWETSTDRIIYMNEAARVLYGYSLEETDDLTIDEVYPARDASAGRVFSVTTTMHRKKGGVFFPVQATFRSLAQDTDEIMMMVVTDVSQETLAKEDVALASAIQRGFLPGDLTGEPDVEVRSIFRPMFMISGDLFGYHWDPEDRVLNGYLFDLMGHGVPAALQTSAMLVLFRQAFEDEEMIGTSLLEKLQWVNAIAAERFLSESFAAAICFSLNLREMSLSYCSAGVNAFLHGSGGVMSKASSPGSLLGLSRRVEFGTGEISTKSGDYFIFTSDGFLDLMHGSEDLAMSFNEAYDHLFTIGYSGASKDDLSALCVHVR
- a CDS encoding response regulator, with the protein product MQAEMDLKSRIANLEDALAASEDESRKMAAFIANMSHEIRTPLNTIIGVVALFQDTKLDFEQKKFVEMLSASSSDLLQLVEELLDMSRLKTGGLELQESPVPVRSCFSQAVRPLAMAARERRVQVELTIPPSVPEFLLGDSHRLRQTLRNIVATAIALTARGAILINVVPEEETNESVMLHVTIEHPSNRASNDRIRAMLDHSALDRTEFSQAYEGTGIGLIISEGIAEAAGGALWAESLEDERNVFHLTLNLKKIPSPASQSPENLPKTQEENLDPAQLPAELSILVVDDNNFNRSLTRSILRKKGGPGWTIDLAKGGEEALRMVAEKEFDLVFMDIQMPGMNGLDTTREIRAREGADTRLPVVAMTAYAMEGDRQMCLDAGMNDYIAKPVDPDELVEIILRNTAPG
- a CDS encoding methionine adenosyltransferase, whose amino-acid sequence is MASERFLFSSESVTEGHPDKVADQISDGVLDAILAEDPTGRVACEVLCTTGMVMVAGEITTATYVDIPKLARDIIKDIGYTRAKYGFDGDTCAVLTAIDEQSRDIARGVDKALEVRELQVSEEDIARTGAGDQGMMYGFACNETEEYMPMPIALAHRLARQLSKVRKEGTIPYLRPDGKTQVTLEYEGGKAVRADTIVVAAQHHPEATLDEIRADIIEYVVAPIVPGHLMKDGTRILVNPTGRFVKGGPMADSGLTGRKIIVDTYGGWVAHGGGAFSGKDPTKVDRSAAYMARYVAKNVVAAGLADQCQIQLAYAIGVAEPVSIMLDTMGTGKIPDEKVSEIVREHFDFRPAAIIRDLQLCKPQYKRLAAYGHMGRIDLDPLPLWEWTDRAQALAAAAK
- a CDS encoding PQQ-binding-like beta-propeller repeat protein; the protein is MKTIELVVRVKWCVVALLVAVVLLPAAEASGWSGELLWSYDAMSPVSGSPVSAGDLIITGDDTGWLHAVEKSSGRGVWTFNTGATINGAPAILGGNAFVGGADGTLLAVDIATGSVRWRFTPSGEYVSLSIWASPAAGDGKVFFNSSDGKTYALNAENGSLLWAYDTGRELRSSPVYGDGLLFVGAYEGLFHALDAKTGKRLWGGGSGGPIGTPAVSDGVVYFGAWDGAIQAVRIKSVIPLWKHTAGEAITTAPSVSGGRVFFGTINGKLVALEAASGRPLWEFPVPGGVHSNPAVHDGLVFFGSVGGAFHALDAATGQERWRFESSREIMSSPLVDGGVVYFGGHDGWVRAFR